A single Cyprinus carpio isolate SPL01 chromosome A6, ASM1834038v1, whole genome shotgun sequence DNA region contains:
- the pmepa1 gene encoding protein TMEPAI isoform X1: MMMMVVVITCLLNHYRLSAQSLISRHGRARRRHLPLPSEGSLWCSDGPGSSSAMSEQVYAPRPPDPQRERLSRFQPTFPYLPHAIIDLPPTISLSDGEEPPPYQGPCSLQLRDPEQQLELNRESVRAPPNRTVFDSPLIPAEGAPPAYSEVIGHYYHPTSVPRLAQTQSAPPPLVQGVIHISRTDSRNTRKAQHV, translated from the exons atgatgatgatggtggtggtgatcaCGTGTCTGCTGAATCACTACAGACTGTCTGCGCAGTCTCTCATCTCTCGCCACGGACGAGCACGCAGACGACACCTGCCCCTGCCGTcg GAGGGCAGTCTGTGGTGCTCCGATGGTCCCGGCTCTTCTAGTGCCATGAGTGAG CAGGTTTACGCTCCTCGACCGCCGGACCCCCAGCGTGAGCGTCTGTCGCGCTTCCAGCCCACGTTCCCGTACCTCCCTCACGCCATCATCGACCTCCCGCCCACCATCTCTCTGTCAGACGGAGAGGAGCCTCCGCCGTACCAGGGCCCCTGTTCCCTTCAGCTGCGGGACCCGGAGCAGCAGCTGGAGCTCAACCGGGAGTCTGTCCGCGCGCCGCCCAACCGCACCGTGTTCGACAGTCCGCTCATCCCCGCCGAGGGCGCTCCGCCCGCCTACAGCGAGGTCATCGGTCACTACTACCACCCCACATCAGTGCCGCGGCTCGCACAGACTCAGTCCGCACCGCCGCCGCTGGTGCAGGGTGTGATCCACATCAGCCGCACGGACAGCAGAAACACACGCAAAGCCCAGCACGTCTAA
- the pmepa1 gene encoding protein TMEPAI isoform X2, with protein MMMMVVVITCLLNHYRLSAQSLISRHGRARRRHLPLPSEGSLWCSDGPGSSSAMSEVYAPRPPDPQRERLSRFQPTFPYLPHAIIDLPPTISLSDGEEPPPYQGPCSLQLRDPEQQLELNRESVRAPPNRTVFDSPLIPAEGAPPAYSEVIGHYYHPTSVPRLAQTQSAPPPLVQGVIHISRTDSRNTRKAQHV; from the exons atgatgatgatggtggtggtgatcaCGTGTCTGCTGAATCACTACAGACTGTCTGCGCAGTCTCTCATCTCTCGCCACGGACGAGCACGCAGACGACACCTGCCCCTGCCGTcg GAGGGCAGTCTGTGGTGCTCCGATGGTCCCGGCTCTTCTAGTGCCATGAGTGAG GTTTACGCTCCTCGACCGCCGGACCCCCAGCGTGAGCGTCTGTCGCGCTTCCAGCCCACGTTCCCGTACCTCCCTCACGCCATCATCGACCTCCCGCCCACCATCTCTCTGTCAGACGGAGAGGAGCCTCCGCCGTACCAGGGCCCCTGTTCCCTTCAGCTGCGGGACCCGGAGCAGCAGCTGGAGCTCAACCGGGAGTCTGTCCGCGCGCCGCCCAACCGCACCGTGTTCGACAGTCCGCTCATCCCCGCCGAGGGCGCTCCGCCCGCCTACAGCGAGGTCATCGGTCACTACTACCACCCCACATCAGTGCCGCGGCTCGCACAGACTCAGTCCGCACCGCCGCCGCTGGTGCAGGGTGTGATCCACATCAGCCGCACGGACAGCAGAAACACACGCAAAGCCCAGCACGTCTAA